TCCTGGCCCTGCCCGGCGTGGGCCCCTACACGGCCCGGGCCGTGCTCGCCTTCGCCGCCGAGACGCCGGTGGGGGTGCTCGACGTCAACGTGACCCGCGCCCTCTCCCGCCTCCTCGGCCGGGCCGTCACCCAGGCCGACGCCGACGGGCTGGCCGCGGTGGCCGACGCCGCCGCCCCGGGCGGGGCCTGGGCGTGGAACCAGGGGGCCATGGAGCTGGGGGCCACCGTGTGCCGGCCCCGGCCTCGCTGCGAGGCGTGCCCCGCGGCCGGCCGCTGCGCCTGGTGGGCGTCAGGGCTGGCGGGGGACGACCCGTGGCCGCGGCCCCGGCGCCAGTCCCGCTTCGAGGGCAGCGACCGCCAGGGCCGCGGTCGCCTGGTCGACGCCCTGCGCGCCGGCCCCGTCGCCGCCGCCGACCTGCCGGTGGTGATGGGCTGGCCCGCCGACCGCGAGCGCGCCGCCCGGGTCGCCGCCACGCTCGTGGCCGACGGCCTGGCGGTGGTCGACGACGCCGGCACCTGGCGCCTCCCCTGAGCGGGGCCGTCGGCCGTTCTGGTCTGAGATCGGGCCCTGGAGGGCCCACCCCCAGACCAGAACGGTGAGGGGCTGCTCCTGCGCCGCTTCTGGTCTGGGATCGGGCCCTGGAGGGCGCATCCCCAGACCAGAACGGTGTCGGGCCCGGAGCCCCACAGGGCGCGCTCTACTGTCGGCGACGTGCGCCACTACCGGTCGGAGGCGAACGAGCGGTGGGTCGGCTTCCCGCACCGGCCGGGCGACATCGTCATCAGCACCCGCTCCAAGAGCGGGACGACCTGGGTGCAGATGATCTGCGCCCTCCTGGTCCTCCAGACCCCGGACCTGCCGGCGCCACTCACCCTCCTGTCGCCGTGGGTCGACGCCGAGCACGAGCCCCCCGATGTCGTGCGCGCCAGGGTCGAGGCCCAGGAGCACCGCCGGTTCCTCAAGACCCACACCCCGCTCGACGGCCTCCCGCTCGACGACGAGGTCACCTACGTGGTGGTGGGGCGGCACCCCCTCGACGTCGGTCTCTCGCTCCACCACCACCTGGCCAACCTCGACCACCGCCGGATCACCGAGCTGACAGGTGCGGATGCGACCCCACCCGAGGACGTCGACGACCGGACCTGGATGGCCTGGTGGGTCGCCACCGAAGAGGCGCCCGAGGAGCACCTCGACCGCCTCCCGGGCGTGGTCCACCACGCCGCCGACGCCTGGACCCGCCGGACCGAGCGCAACGTGGTCCTGGTGCACTACCAGGACCTGGTCGACGACCTGCCGGGGGAGATGGGGCGGCTGGCCGGGCGGCTCGGCATCGAGGTCGACCAGGCCCGGTGGCCGGACCTCGTCGCCGCGGCCTCCTTCGCCGCCATGCGCGCCCGGTCCGAGGACCGGGCACCCGACCACCTCGGGGTGCTGCGGGACCGGGCCGCGTTCTTCCGTGCCGGCACGTCGGGTCGAGGCGCGGCCCTGCTCGACGACGCCCAGCTCCAGGCCTACGAGGCCAGGGTGGCGGCGATGGCCCCACCCGACCTGGTCTCCTGGCTCCACCGGCCCTGACGGGCTGGTCTCGGCTCGCTGTCACACCCCCTCCGTACCGTCGGGGGCATGGAGACCTGCGACTACTGCACCGGAGAGATCGACCTGCACCTGGCGACCCTGCTGTCGCCGGAGGCCCAGGAGTGGCGGGGCACCTGCGCCCGCTGCGGCCACGTGGTGTCCCACCTCGTCGGCGCGGCCCCCGCCGTGGCCCCCCGCCGGGCGGCCTGACGGCGCGACGCCGGCGTCAGCCGGTCAGGCTGCTCACCCCGTCGGTGCGCCACCACGAGGCGGTGAGGGTGAGGCCGTCGACCGACCCCCGGGGCGCCATCTCCTCCCACAGGCGCTTGTAGCCGGTGCGGGTGATCACCCAGCGGCCGTCGCGCTTCTCGTAGGCGTCCTCGTAGAACCCGGCGCCGCGGATGGTGATGTCGAAGTCGAGCATGATCACCGTGTCCTCCATGGCCCAGGTGCCGGTCGCCTCGGTGGGCGACAGCAGGGTGATCTCGGGGTGGTGGCCGTGGTGGGCGGAGTGGAACGTCTCGGCGCCCATCGACCGCTCGAGGAAGTCGAGCACCGCGTCGCGGCCGGAGAACGAGTTGGCCCCACCGGAGTAGGTCGCCTCCACCTCCGGCACCAGCAGCGTGGCCATCTCCTCCCACCGCTTCTGGTCGAGGCAGCGGAAGTAGGCGTGCTTGAGCTGGGTGATCTCGTGGATCTCCACCAGGTCGTCGGGGGTCAGGGGCATGGGTTCAGGTCTCCTCGGTGAGGAAGGCGGTCACGATGGGGTCGACCACGTCGGGGGCCTCGACGTGGAGGAAGTGGCCGACGCCGTCGAGCACCTCGACGCGGGAGCCGGGTGCGGGCAGGTGGTCGGCCGCACCGCCCACCAGGTCGGCGCCCAGGCAGCCGTCGTCGGCGCCGTGCAGGTACAGGGTCGGCACCGGGGTGGGGGTCATCCACCCCGCCTGGGCCTCGTCGAGGGCCGGGTCCTTGGGGCCGTCGCTCAGCGTCGCCCGGTAGTAGCCCAGGGCGGCGGCCAGGTTGGCGGGGTCGCGGAGGGCGGCCTTCACGAACGGCAGGTCGTCCGACGCGTCGTGGCCGGGCGACCAGTCGGCCCACAGGCGCTCGATGAACAGGAGGTCGTCGGCCGCCACCGCGCCCTCCGCGAGGGGGCTCTGGAACACGAACATGTAGAAGCTGCGGCGGAGCTGGTCGTAGGAGGTGAACCCGGCGAACATGGCCCCGGCGGGCGGGACCGCCATGGTGACGGCCCGGCGCCAGCGGGTGGGCTGCCACCCGGCCGCCGCGTAGGTGGCCATCGCGCCCCAGTCGTGGCCGACGAGGACGGCGTCGGGACCGCCGCCCAGCGCCTCGTGCAGCCGGCAGGCGTCCCGGGCCAGCGCCCCCACCTGGTAGAGGCCGTCGGCGGGCACGCTGCTCGGGGCGTAGCCGCGCAGCCAGGGGGCCACCGGCCGGAGGCCGGCGTCGGTGAGGGCGGGCAGGAGGTGGCGCCAGGTGGTGGCTGCGTCCGGGAACCCGTGCAGGAGCAGGGCGAGGGGGGCGTCGGGGTCGGCGCGGGGATCGGTGAGCCAGGCCAGCTCCACGTCCCCGAGGTCGGTGCGGCCGGTCGTGAGTCCGGCGGGCAGGTCCGGGAGGGCGTCCATCGGCCCGGCAGGGTAGGCGCGCCGGGGCGCCCCGACCCGGGAGCACAGCGCGGCGGTCGTCGGCGGTGGGGAGCCCGCCGCAGACCGTGCTCGCGGCCCGCACGTGCGGTGCTCGCGGTGGTATCTGTCACTTCGGTCACACGCCGTCCACGCCCCGGCCACCTCCACTACGGTTCGCCGCCACCAAGGGCGGTGACGCGAGGACAGCCGATGGTCAACATCACGTTCTGGGGCGTGCGGGGCTCGACACCGTGTCCCTGCGCCGACAACCAGCGCTACGGCGGCAACACCGCGTGCGTCACCGTCGAGCGGCCCGGGCACGACCCGATCATCCTCGACCTCGGCACCGGGCTGCGGTTCTTCGGCAAGACCCAGCCCTGCGACGGCACCCTGTCGGCCACCGCCTTCGTGACCCACATCCACTGGGACCACGTCCAGGGCCTGCCCTTCTTCACGCCGGTGCTCGCACCCGGGGCCCGCCTCACCGTGCACGCCCCGCGCCCCCAGCCCGACCTCAGCCTGGCCGACGCCTTCGGCGAGTTCATGCGCCCGCCGTACTTCCCCGTGCGGGCCGAGCAGCTCCACGGCCACATCGACTTCGTCGACCTGGCCGACGGCGACGCCACCGAGGTCGACGGCGCCGTCGTGCACTCCCGCTCGGTGCCCCACGTGGGCGAGACCCACGGCTACCGGGTCGAGGTCGACGGCATGGTCATCGCCTACATCAGCGACCACCAGCAGCCCACCGACGGCACCGACCGGGTGGCCGACGGCGCCCTCGCCCTCTGCGAGGGGGCCGACCTGGTGATCCACGACGCCCAGTTCGTGCCCGAGGAGTTCGCCCGCAAGTCCAGCTGGGGCCACTGCACCGTCGACTACGCCGTGCACGTGGCCGCCTCGGCCGGGGCCAAGCGCCTGGCCCTGTTCCACCACGACCCCGAGCGCAACGACGCCGCCGTCGACGCCCTGGTGCGCCACGCCCGGCACCTGGGCGAGGAGCGGGGCCTCGACGAGGTCATCGCCGCGGCCGAGGGGACGACCCTGTCGCTCAGCCCCCCGCATCGGGGCAGCTGCGCCGACCTGACCGCGACCGCGGCCGAGCCGGTCGGCGCAGGCCGGGTGTCGAACCCCACGTAGGCCGCCCGACGGGGTGTGCCTGGAGGCTCAGCGGATTGGTCGGGTGTGGTGGTTGCGGTGGTCGATGAGCTTGGCGGTGATGAGCAGGGTGGTGGCGAGGCAGAGGGCGGCGTGACGGTGCTCGGTGCGTCGGTCGGTGTTGCGGCGGAGCTGTCCGAAGTTCGACAGCCAGGAGTTGGTCCGCTCGACGACCCAGCGGTGTCCGAAGCCGACCAGTGGGGTCCGGCCTTGGCCGGGGTGGTTGCGGGGGATCACGTCGACTGCGGTGATGTCGTAGCCGGCGAGGCGGTCGGGCAGTGAGGCGTAGCCGAAGCCTCGGTCGAGGTGCAGGGTGCCGATCTTGAGGTGGTTCGGATCGGCGGCGATGGCGTCCAGGGTGGGGCCGAGCATCTTGTAGTCGTTGCGGTTCGCGCCGTCGATGGTCCAGGCCAGCGGGATGCCTGCGGCGTCGACGCCGGTGCACCACTTCCAGCCGAGGCGGCCCTTCTGACCTGGGCCGACACCGGTGCCGGGGCCGCCGCAGGGAGCGAGGTGGTTGCTGCCGTCGATGACGACGTGGCCGGTGTCGAGACCGATGATCGTGTCGTAGGCGGCGCGGGCTTGTGCGGCGAGCCGGTCAAAGACTCCGGCGTGCACCCATTCGTCGCGGCGAGCTCGAAGGGTGGTGTCAGAGACCTGGTGGTCCAGCAGGAACTCGATGGTCTCCCAGGCGGCCCCGGTGACGATCCGTTGCAGCAGACCACGGAAGATGAGCCGGTCAGGGACCCTTGGTCGTCCACCTCCGATGCGGTGCGTGGGAGGCGCCGGCAGCAGGGCTTCGAGGGTGACGAAGACCGCATCGCTGACTTCGGGATCGAGCGCGCGCATCATGGGAGGGACCTCCCCTGGTCGGTTGTGTTGGGCGCACTCGCCATCAAACGCGAGCCACCGCTCCGACCCGGGGATGGTCACCAATCCGCGCGGCCTCCTGGCACACTCCGTCGGCCCGTCGTCAGCGGACCATGGACTTCCGACCCGACCCGGACCACGAGGCCCTGGCCGACGGCGTGCGGGCGGTGACCCGCGCCTTCGACGACGACTACTGGTCGGCCTGCGACCGCGACCACCGCTTCCCGTGGGACTTCTACCGGGCCATGGCCGACGGCGGCTGGCTCGGCCTCGCCCTCCCCACCGAGCACGGGGGCGGCGGCTGCGGCATCACCGAGGCCGCCCTGCTGATGCGCGAGGTGGCGGCGTCGGGCGCGGCCATGAACGGCTGCACCGCCCTGCACCTCACCGTGTTCGGCCTCGAGCCCGTCGTGCGCCACGGGAGCGCCCGGCTGCAGGAGGCCTTCCTGCCCCGGGCGGCGGCCGGCGACCTCCACGTCGCCTTCGGCGTCACCGAGCCCTCGGCCGGCACCGACACCTCCCGCATCACCACCCGGGCCGTGCGCGACGGCGACGGCTGGCGCATCTCGGGCCAGAAGATCTGGACCTCCAAGGCCGAGGAGTCCGAGGTGTGCCTGCTGCTGGCCCGCACCGGCGCAGCCGACGAGGGGCTGGCCGGGCTCAGCCTCTTCCTGGTCGACCTCGACCCCGCCCACGTCCAGATCACGCCCATCGCCAAGACGGCCCGCAACGCGGTGGGCTCCTGCGAGGTCTTCTACGACGACCTGCCGGTCGAGGGCTGGCGCCTGGTCGGCGAGGAGGGCCAGGGCTTCCGCCACCTCCTCGACGGGCTCAACCCCGAGCGCATCCTCATCGCGGCCGAGGCCATCGGCACCGGGCTGGCCGCCCTCCGGCTGGCCGTCGCCTACGCCGGCGAGCGCGAGGTGTTCGGCCGTCCCATCGGGACCAACCAGGCCCTCAGCCACCCCCTCGCCGACGCCCACGCCCGGCTCGGCGCGGCCTGGCTCGTGGTGCAGCAGGCGGCCTGGCGCTACGACCACGGGCTGCCCTGCGGCGAGGAGGCCAACACGGCCAAGTACCTCGCCGCCGAGGCCGGGTTCGACGCCTGCGACCGGGCCGTCCAGGTCCACGGCGGCCTCGGCTTCGCCGAGGAGTACCACGTGGGCCGCTACTGGCGCGAGGCCCGCATCATGCGGGTGGCGCCGGTCAGCCAGGAGATGACCCTCAGCTACCTGGCCGAGAAGGTGCTGGGCCTGCCCCGCAGCCACTGACGGCCCGTCCCCCGGCGGGGCGCCGGGGGACGGTCGCTACCCTGACGACCCGTCAGGTCAGCGTGGCCTGGCCCGCGCAGGAGGTCCCATGTCCGAGCCCGCCATCGACCCGGCCAAGTTCCGACAGGTGCTCGGCCACTTCCCGACCGGGGTCACCGTGGTGACGGCCCGCGACGGCGATCGACGGGTGGGCCTGGCCGTGGGCTCGTTCTTCTCGGTGTCGCTCGACCCGCCGCTGGTCGGCTTCTGCGCCGGGTCCCAGTCGTCGAGCTGGCCCCGCATCCGGGAGGCGGGCCGCTTCTGCGTCAACATCCTGAGCGCGGCCCAGGAGGAGGAGTGCCGGGTCTTCGCCGGCAAGTCCGACGACAAGTTCGCGGGGCTGGGCTACGACGCCGCCCCCTTCTCCGGCGCCCCCCGCATCCACGACGTCCTGGCCTGGGTCGACTGCGCGCTCGAGACCGTGCACGAGGCCGGCGACCACGACATCGTCGTGGGCCGGGTCCACGACCTCGAGGTCCAGAGCGAGGGCCACCCCCTCGTCTTCTTCCGCGGCGGCTACGCCCAGCTGGAGCGCTAGAGGGTCTTCGTCGTCACTCGCTCGCTGGCGCTCGCTCCGTTCCGACGAGCTGACTGGGCTCGCTGCGCTCGCGCCGAGGGATCCCGGCAGGGGCGGCTCGTCCCTCGCAGCCCCTGCCTCTCCCCGGGGGAGACCCCCGGACCCCCAGCGGCAGAGCCGGCCCTCACGCACGAGGTGACGCAGCGACCCTCTGGGCGGACGACGGGTGGCCTCTCGCGAGGTGTCATGGCCCGGCGCAGCCGCTGGGGGTCTGGGGGCGGAGCCCCCAGGGGGAGGGAGCCGATCCAGCTTGCTGGTCGGCGACCTGGGTGTGAGCAGAGCGAACCCGATCAGGTCGAGCGAAGAGCTTGCTCTGAGCTCGAAACCCCGAGGGCGGTGAGGAGGAAGGAGAGGGTCTCGGCCTCCTTGCGCCAGGCGTCGTAGCGGCCGGAGGGGCCGCCGTGGCCGGCGCCCATCTCCACCCGGAAGACCACCGGCCGGTCGGGGGAGGTGTCGGTGCGCTCGCGCAGGCGCTGGACCCAGGTCGCAGGCTCGTGGACGCCGACCCGTGGGTCCGACAGGCCGCCGGTGGCGAGCACCGCCGGGTAGGGGCCCGCGCCGATGTTCTCGGTGGGGCTGTAGGCCCGCATCGCCGCGAAGACCTCGGGGTCGGTGATGGGGTTGCCCCACTCCTCCCACTCGGTGGCCGTGAGGGGGGCGTCGGGGTCGAGGATGGTGTTGAGGGCGTCGACGAAGGGCACCTCGCCGACGACGGCCCGGAAGCGCTCGGGTGCCAGGTTGAGCGCGGCGCCGACCAGCAGGCCCCCGGCGCTGCCGCCGCGGAGGGCGATGCGGTCGGGTGCGCACCAGCCCTCGACCGCCAGGTGGTCGGCCGCCGCGACCAGGTCGGAGAACGAGCTGGCCTTGGCCAGAAGCTTGCCGTCCTCGTACCACCGCCGGCCCATCTCGCCCCCGCCCCGCACGTGGGCGATGGCGAACACCACGCCCCGGTCGAGCAGGGACAGGCGGGGGATCGAGAACCAGGGGTCCATGCTGATCTCGTAGGCCCCGTAGCCGTAGAGCACGAGGGGGGCGGAGCCGTCGTGGGGGACGCCCGCCCGGCGGGCCACCGAGATCGGGACCCGGGTCCCGTCGGCCGCGGTGGCCCACACCTGGGTCGTCTCGTAGTCGTCGGGGTCGAAGCCGCCGAGGACGGGGGCCCGCTTGAGCACGGTGCGCTCCCCGGTGGCGACGACCTCCTCGAACACCGTCGCCGGGGTGGTGAGGGACTGGTAGGCGAAGCGGTAGCGGTCCGTCTCCCACTCCTCGTTGGCCGCGCCGGACAGGGAGTGCCCGCCGTCGGGGAAATCGAGGTCGCGGCTGGCCGCGGTCACCTCCTCGTCGGTGGGCGGGACGTCGCCGCCGGCCTCCAGGGCGTCGACGTCGAGGATGCGGAGCGCCGGTCGCCCCCCGGTGCGCAGGTGCACGACGAGGTGGTGGGCGAAGGACTCCACCCCCAGGACGCGGGTGCCGGGGGAGTGGGGGATCACCGGCTGCCAGCGCTCCGGGTCCGGTGCGGCGAGCGGCGCCCGCCACAGGGCGAAGTCGAGGGCCCCGTCATTGCTCACCAGGTAGAGCCAGTCGCCGTGGTGGACGGCCTGGACCTCGACGCCCTGCCGACGGGGGACGGCCAGCCGGGCGCCGGCCTCGGGGGCGTGGGCGTCGACGACGTGGAGCTCGGAGGTGACCGCGCTGCTCACGTCGACGAGCACGAGGTCACCGCTGCGGCTGGCGCCGAGGCCGACCCAGAACCGGTCGTCGGGCTCCTCCAGGACCAGGGCGTCCTCGGCGCCGGTGGGCTCCGCGCCGAGGTGGTGGGTGCGCACGCGCCAGGGCCGCCGGGCCGGGTCGAGGGTGGTGTAGAGCAGCGTGCCGCTGTCGGCCGACCAGGCCAGGCCGTAGGACGCCTCGGCGATGGCGACGGGGAGGTCGTCCCCGGTGCGCAGGTCGCGCACCCGCAGCACGTGGGCCTCGGACCCGTCGTGGTCGACGGCGTAGGCGAGGAGCCAGCCGTCGGGGCTGACCTCGGCTGCGCCCACCGACAGGTAGTCGTGGCCCTCGGCCAGGGCGTTCTCGTCGAGGACGACCTCCCAGGGCGCGTCGTCGGCCGGCCCGGTGCCGTCACCCCGGTCGCGCCGGCGCTCGTACACGGCGTAGGACGCGCCCTCGATGGTGCGGCTCCGGTACCACCAGTCGCCCTTGCGGTGGGGGACGCTCTCGTCGTCCTCCTGGGTGCGGTCCCGGATCTCGCCCTCGATGCGGTCCACCAGCTCGGCCAGGGGGGCGAGCACGACGTCCGCGTGGGCGTCCTCGGCCTCCAGCAGCGGCCGCAGGGCGGGGTCGGCGTGGTCGCGCATCCAGGCCAGGTCGTCGGGCTCGTCGGTGCCGTGGCGCAGCCGGCGCGCCGGACGGCGCTCGGCCACCGGCGCCTCGGCGGCGGCGAAGCGGGGGGGCGGCGAGGTCGGCTCCATGGCCGGGAGGGTACGGGCTGGCCCCCGCCGCCCCGCCCCGGGGCCGAGGGCGCGAGGGGACCGGCGCCCGGGAGAGCGGAGGGACGATCGGGTGGGCCTGGGTAGGGTCCGGCCATGGCCATCTACGCCCTCGGCGACCAGGAGCCCGACATCGACCCGGACGCCTACGTCCACCCCGACGCGGTCGTCATCGGGTCGGTGCGCATCGGCCCCCGCTCGTCGGTGTGGCCCCACGCCGTGCTGCGGGGCGACGACGGCGAGATCGTCATCGGGGCGGGCACCTCGATCCAGGACGGCACCGTGGTCCACACCACGCCCTTCTGGCCGACGACGGTGGGCGACGACTGCGTGGTCGGCCACAACGTGCACCTCGAGGGCTGCACCATCGAGGACGGCTCCCTCGTGGGCTCGGGGTCGGTCGTGCTCCACCGGGCGGTGGTGCGCAGCGAGGCCCTGGTCGGGGCCAACGCCCTGGTCACCAACGACACCGAGGTCCCCAGCCGGGCCATGGCCCTGGGCGTGCCGGCCGTCATCAAGGAGGACCGCGTCGACCCCGAGACCATGATCCAGCTCGGGGCCCAGGCCTACCGCGACCGGATCCCCCGCTACCGCGACGGGCTGCGCCGCCTCGACTGAGCCCGCCCCCGCCCGGGGCGTCAGGTGAAGCTGTTGAGGTACTCGAAGGCGGCCACGCCGGGGATGTTGCGGACCACGGTGAACACCAGCATGGCCACGGCCGCGACGCCGAGCGCAGCCCGGCGGGGCCGGGGCAGGCGGGGCACGGGCACCCCGAGGGTGCGGAGCGTCCAGAGGAGCCAGACGACGATCGCCAGCGGGACCCCCACCGCGACCCACACGTTGTGGTCGAGGGCGCCGGCCAGGTCGCCGTGGGTGAGGGCGTGGGTGGCCCGCAGGCCCCCGCAGCCGGGGCAGTCCCAGCCGGTCATGCTCCGGAGGGGGCAGCCCGGGAACAGGCCGTCGCCCGTGGTGGGGTCCTGCCAGGCGGTGTAGGCCGTGGCCAGGGCGACGCCCACCCCGACGCCCGCGGGGGCGAGCCACGGCCGCCGGGTGAGGGCCCGGCGCAGCGGGCCGGGCTCGGGGGTGGGCCAGGCGGGGGCCGCCGGTGGCGGTGGGGGAGCGCGGTCCGGGGCCGGGGCACCGGGCCCGGGGTCGACGGCGGTCACGGCGCCCACCCTACCCGGGGCCCGCCGCGCCGTTCCCTCGTGGGGCACCCCTCCCCGGGGGGCAGCGGACCTCAGGGCACGGCGTGGCCGGCGGCGATGGCGTCGTCCATCTCCCGGCCCCGCTGCACGCCGGCGGCGATCTGCTGGGCCAGGTCGGGGTACTTGGTCATCAGCGTGGAGTAGATGAGGGTCTGCTCCTCGAGGAGGTCGGCCTCGGGGGCGAGGGTCGCGGCGGCGCCCTCCAGGTACAGCATCTGCTTGGTGAGCAGCACCAGCTCCCGGGGGATCCGCACCCGGTAGCGGACCATGGCCCGGATCATGGTGTCCATGAGCTCGCCCAGCTGGGCGGTGACCACGCCCCGCTCGACGAAGGGCTCGTAGAGGCGGGCGATGGTCGCGGTCATCTCCGCCACGTCGACGTCGGGCGGCACCGAGCCGAAGGACCGCAGGGCCCGCACCATCGACGCGTAGTCGTTGGTGGTGACCGCCATCAGGTACATGGCCAGGCGGGCCCGGGTGGACTCGGTCAGGCGGCCGACGATGCCGAAGTCGAACAGGACGAAGGTGCCGTCGGGGAGCACGCAGGCGTTGCCGGCGTGGAGGTCGCCGTGGAAGAAGCCGTGGATCAGGACCCCCTCGACCACGGTCTGCACGCCGAGGCGGAGGAGGCGCTCGGTGTCGATGCCCTCGGCCCGCATGGCCTCCACGTCGTTGAAGCGCAGCCCGTCGATGCGCTCCATGGTGAGGACCCGCCGGCCCACCAGGTCCCGGTGCACCTCGGGGACCCGGCAGTCGTCGATCTGCGAGGCCACCAGGACCTGGCGCATGCGCTCCATGTTGTCGGCCTCGAGGCGGAAGTCCATCTCCTCGTGGAGCGTGCGGGCGAAGTCCTCGGCCAGGGCCCGGGGCGAGCCCACCGAGGCCTGGGGGATGCGCTCCAGCAGCTCGCAGACGATGAGCAGGGCGCGCAGCTCGTCGCGCACCTGCTCCTCCAGCCGGGGGCGCTGGACCT
Above is a window of Iamia majanohamensis DNA encoding:
- a CDS encoding ABC1 kinase family protein produces the protein MSAPVVPTASRGGIARRSADITATFARHLARVRDPLPRRLRTAFVELGPTFVKVGQVIASSPGLFPRDWIDEFASLRDAVPPFPTALARRTVEEDLGRPLSSVFASFDDVPLAAASIAQVHGATLLDGRRVVVKVQRPRLEEQVRDELRALLIVCELLERIPQASVGSPRALAEDFARTLHEEMDFRLEADNMERMRQVLVASQIDDCRVPEVHRDLVGRRVLTMERIDGLRFNDVEAMRAEGIDTERLLRLGVQTVVEGVLIHGFFHGDLHAGNACVLPDGTFVLFDFGIVGRLTESTRARLAMYLMAVTTNDYASMVRALRSFGSVPPDVDVAEMTATIARLYEPFVERGVVTAQLGELMDTMIRAMVRYRVRIPRELVLLTKQMLYLEGAAATLAPEADLLEEQTLIYSTLMTKYPDLAQQIAAGVQRGREMDDAIAAGHAVP